The Flavobacteriales bacterium genome contains the following window.
GAGAATTCCCTTTAGTTAAACGTATTGAAAACAAAGAAAACAAAGGTTTTTCATTTGCAAACAACCAAGCAATAAAGGCTTCTACAGGAGAGTACGTATTACTTTTAAACCCAGACACTATTGTAGACATTGAAACTTTTACAAAAATTGTAAAATTCATGGATGCCTCGCCAGATGCTGGCGGGCTTGGTGTTAAAATGGTAGATGGACAAGGTGATTTTTTACCGGAGTCAAAAAGAGCCTTCCCCACTCCCACCGTTGCGTTTTATAAAATGTTTGGTTTAACCCTACTGTTTCCAAAATCAAAAACTTTTGGCGCCTATCATCTCGGTTATTTAGATGAAGATAAAATCGCACAAGTAGATGTTTTATCTGGCGCTTTTATGTTACTTCGAAAGAGCACCCTCGATGTAACAGGCCTTTTAGATGAAACATACTTTATGTATGGGGAAGATGTTGACCTTTCGTATCGAATAATAAAGGCTGGATATAAAAATTATTACTTCCCGGATACGCAAATCATACATTACAAAGGCGAGAGTACAAAGCGTACCAATATAAAGTACATCATTGTATTTTATAAAGCCATGATAATATTTGCCAGAACTCACTTTTCGAAAGGGAATGCAAAAACATTCACGCTACTACTCAATTTGGCAATATATGCTCGAGCATGTTTAGCTCTTTTTGCCGGTATCGCCACAAAGTTCTTAGCAGTAGTAAACCCTAAGCCAGGCAAGGCAGACGTTGAACAAAGAAGAATTGCTGTAATCGGAGACAAGGCAGAGGCTGGAAGGATTAAAGATATGCTCCATTCAAAAAACGACAATTTCGATTTTATTGGCCTAATATCTCCCTTAAAAACCATAATTGATATAAAAACCGAATATATCGGAAAGCTAGACCAATTAAAGGAAGTAATAGAAATTTACAATTTAAATGAGATTATTTTTTGCTCTAAAGATTTAAGTCCACAGCTTATTATGGATCAAATGAAGCATATAAAAAGATCGGATATCCGATACAAAATCGCCCCTCCGAATAGCTCTTACATAATTGGAAGTAAATCCATCATTTCTTTCGCAAAATAATTCAGAGATCACTTAGAGTACTCGTTCAGATATAATTTACTCTAGATTGTTTAAATTTACATAGAAACGTCAGAGCCAATCGAACGCATGTCTATAGAAATTGTCGTATTGCCCAAAATGGGGGAAAGTGTTGCCGAGGCAACTATAATTTCTTGGCTAAAAAACGAAGGTGATTCTATAGAAGCAGATGACGTACTCGTTGAAATAGCAACGGATAAAGTAGATACTGAAGTCCTCTCTCCATTCACAGGTAAAATCATCAGTTTAAAATATTCTATTGACGATACAGTTCAAGTTGGAGCCGTAATTGCTGAAATAGAAACCAGCTCTGCCAGTAAGCCTCTTACAAAACCCAAAGAAGAAGTTGACGAAACACCTGCAAAAACAGTTATTGAAGACAAGAAAATAGAACACCAGGATTCTGCTAATACTATAACCCCTGTTAATATTCCTAAAATAAAGGAGAAAGAAACAGTGAGTATTTCTACCAAAAGCGATCGTTTTTATTCTCCCCTTGTAAAAAGCATTGCTAAAAAAGAAGGGCTTTCTCAAAAACAATTAGATCAAATACAAGGAACCGGTAAAGACAAAAGACTCACGAAAAACGACCTTCTTAATTATTTAAAATCGGATCCAAGCATTGAATCCATCCAGCCGTCGGTACAAAGCACTGAACCTATCCCTCCTATCCCATTAGCTGTTTCAAATGGCGATGACGAGATAATTGAAATGGATAGAGTTCGCCAACTTATATCAACACACATGTTGAATTCGCAAAGAACTTCAGCACACGTCACCTCTTTTATCGAATTAGACGTAACCAATATCGTAAATTGGAGAAATGCGAATAAGGAAGAATTCCAAAGGATATATGGAGAATCATTAACATTTACTCCCATCTTTATAGAAGCCTTAGCTAAAACAATCCAACATTTCCCCATGGTTAACGTATCTGTGGAAGGAAAAAATATATTGGTCAAAAAAGACATCAACATCGGCATGGCTACTGCTCTTCCAAATGGTAATTTAATTGTACCTATTATTAAAAATGCGGACCAGTTAAACCTTTTAGGAATTGCTAAAAAAGTTAACGACCTAGCAAACAGAGCACGACATGAAAAGCTTACCCCGGATGATACCTCATATGGCACTTATACTATGACAAATATTGGTTCTTTTGGAAGCATCATGGGTACACCCATTATTAACCAACCTCAAGTTGCGATAATGGCAATTGGCGCAATAAAAAAGAAGCCAGCTGTTATTGAAACAGAAATGGGTGATACAATTGGGATTAGGCAGATGAT
Protein-coding sequences here:
- a CDS encoding glycosyltransferase, with product NYNVKYFLNQCLKSVEIACENIASEVFVVDNNSSDDSMAMVAREFPLVKRIENKENKGFSFANNQAIKASTGEYVLLLNPDTIVDIETFTKIVKFMDASPDAGGLGVKMVDGQGDFLPESKRAFPTPTVAFYKMFGLTLLFPKSKTFGAYHLGYLDEDKIAQVDVLSGAFMLLRKSTLDVTGLLDETYFMYGEDVDLSYRIIKAGYKNYYFPDTQIIHYKGESTKRTNIKYIIVFYKAMIIFARTHFSKGNAKTFTLLLNLAIYARACLALFAGIATKFLAVVNPKPGKADVEQRRIAVIGDKAEAGRIKDMLHSKNDNFDFIGLISPLKTIIDIKTEYIGKLDQLKEVIEIYNLNEIIFCSKDLSPQLIMDQMKHIKRSDIRYKIAPPNSSYIIGSKSIISFAK
- a CDS encoding 2-oxo acid dehydrogenase subunit E2; amino-acid sequence: MSIEIVVLPKMGESVAEATIISWLKNEGDSIEADDVLVEIATDKVDTEVLSPFTGKIISLKYSIDDTVQVGAVIAEIETSSASKPLTKPKEEVDETPAKTVIEDKKIEHQDSANTITPVNIPKIKEKETVSISTKSDRFYSPLVKSIAKKEGLSQKQLDQIQGTGKDKRLTKNDLLNYLKSDPSIESIQPSVQSTEPIPPIPLAVSNGDDEIIEMDRVRQLISTHMLNSQRTSAHVTSFIELDVTNIVNWRNANKEEFQRIYGESLTFTPIFIEALAKTIQHFPMVNVSVEGKNILVKKDINIGMATALPNGNLIVPIIKNADQLNLLGIAKKVNDLANRARHEKLTPDDTSYGTYTMTNIGSFGSIMGTPIINQPQVAIMAIGAIKKKPAVIETEMGDTIGIRQMMYMSHTYDHRIIDGAMGSMFLKMMADELESFDSSRKI